In Ruminococcaceae bacterium BL-4, one DNA window encodes the following:
- a CDS encoding protein of unknown function (Evidence 5 : Unknown function), producing the protein MDSGIIFKDKQYEKTFKANINRLATQLDRYLDGLTSWRAVDLSDAEAESIPNIGRLLYELYQWGAEITPPKDKGDLHAEHIN; encoded by the coding sequence GTGGACAGCGGAATTATTTTTAAGGATAAGCAGTACGAAAAGACTTTCAAAGCCAATATTAACCGCTTGGCTACTCAGCTTGACCGATATCTTGATGGCCTAACATCGTGGCGTGCGGTGGATTTGTCTGATGCTGAAGCAGAGAGTATTCCCAATATTGGTCGGCTATTGTACGAACTCTACCAATGGGGTGCAGAAATCACTCCGCCCAAAGACAAGGGGGATTTGCATGCCGAACATATTAATTAG
- a CDS encoding protein of unknown function (Evidence 5 : Unknown function) yields the protein MNVKIPKEQSLKITCAFCKKDFYTNEICLKTRMHTCGIEDTYYCCPRCGKEYLVCQTNPEIRDLMSERESLKGYANQTDIKNYNRFKTIDAEIKRQMKELNHKD from the coding sequence ATGAATGTAAAGATTCCAAAAGAACAATCTCTAAAAATAACGTGCGCTTTCTGCAAAAAAGATTTCTATACGAATGAAATTTGCTTAAAAACCCGGATGCACACCTGTGGAATAGAAGATACTTATTATTGTTGTCCAAGGTGTGGAAAAGAATATTTAGTTTGTCAGACAAATCCAGAAATCAGAGATTTGATGTCAGAGCGTGAGTCTCTTAAAGGATACGCCAATCAAACGGATATTAAAAATTATAACCGGTTTAAAACAATAGATGCTGAGATTAAAAGACAGATGAAAGAATTAAACCATAAAGACTAG
- a CDS encoding conserved protein of unknown function (Evidence 4 : Unknown function but conserved in other organisms) — protein sequence MICIDYACDNCKHQRPNIDGWNCACDAFPEGIPGKFMCYSDPKKLKECNNGIGYEPKDKKAER from the coding sequence GTGATCTGTATAGATTATGCTTGTGATAATTGCAAACATCAACGTCCTAATATAGATGGATGGAATTGTGCCTGTGATGCTTTTCCAGAAGGAATTCCAGGAAAATTTATGTGTTATTCAGATCCCAAAAAGTTAAAGGAGTGTAATAATGGAATAGGATATGAGCCCAAAGACAAAAAAGCAGAGAGGTAA
- a CDS encoding protein of unknown function (Evidence 5 : Unknown function) — translation MSGRLGNYWELVKAAEQARVAITKAQQKQIADLYQEIADDLNHRLQRYNPESLTYRWVKDYAQSLQKDSKRLYTTIKAGVTNSLLQSAKAPVKAEQAFYSGLASGLSKHASDALSKHFSDVFSRVPQSAADELMSGGIYKDFSGLSDRIWNYRKKYNRDIQTVIVKGIDAQKSAFDLAKDLEMYVDPKAAKPWNWNIVYPGVNQVVDYNAQRLARTAVTHAYQLSFQRATKDNPFVESYKWHSSHSARMCELCAQRDGRIYRKDALPFDHPNGMCTVTAVIPKSYDEIGKELGDWAAGKSDSPALDKWLGNSVAEPKKRGIIKSIDIDDFELLADTHKISPEVSNVISNTIHEYEQAGGMYISEAKFGDFYDEISGKPALLQVYPNEYGSININVNSRILAGMSIKEIDEKIASTAINLPSNLKEAVIHECGHAKSYYGKSISEIKEMNKNLLTKGVKGISKIAETDGAECIAEVEVLLSRGSKVPPEAMKLYIENVKEANL, via the coding sequence ATGTCCGGCCGGCTGGGAAATTACTGGGAACTCGTCAAAGCCGCCGAGCAGGCGCGTGTCGCAATCACAAAGGCACAACAAAAACAGATCGCCGATCTCTATCAGGAAATCGCGGATGACTTAAACCACCGCCTGCAGCGATATAACCCAGAGTCTCTCACCTATCGGTGGGTCAAGGATTATGCGCAAAGCCTGCAGAAAGACAGCAAGCGGCTCTATACAACGATTAAAGCAGGTGTTACGAATAGTTTGCTACAGTCTGCAAAAGCCCCTGTAAAGGCAGAACAGGCGTTTTATTCCGGACTTGCTTCAGGACTTTCGAAACATGCTTCTGATGCGCTTTCCAAACATTTTTCGGATGTTTTTTCTAGAGTCCCGCAGTCTGCTGCCGATGAGCTGATGTCCGGTGGAATTTACAAAGACTTTTCCGGGCTGTCTGATCGAATTTGGAACTACCGCAAAAAGTATAACCGAGATATCCAGACCGTGATTGTCAAAGGAATTGATGCACAGAAATCCGCCTTTGACCTTGCGAAGGATCTGGAGATGTACGTTGATCCAAAGGCCGCGAAACCCTGGAACTGGAACATTGTTTATCCGGGTGTCAATCAAGTGGTTGACTATAACGCGCAGAGGCTTGCCCGCACAGCGGTTACACATGCTTATCAGCTGTCATTCCAAAGAGCGACGAAGGATAATCCTTTTGTTGAATCATACAAGTGGCACAGCAGTCACAGTGCCCGCATGTGCGAGCTATGTGCACAGCGTGACGGCAGGATTTACCGAAAAGATGCTCTCCCCTTTGACCACCCAAACGGCATGTGTACAGTCACGGCGGTGATTCCGAAAAGCTATGATGAGATCGGTAAGGAATTAGGCGACTGGGCTGCCGGCAAAAGTGACAGTCCGGCACTTGATAAATGGCTGGGAAATTCCGTTGCGGAGCCTAAAAAGCGTGGTATAATAAAGTCAATTGACATAGACGACTTTGAACTGCTGGCAGACACGCACAAAATTTCACCAGAAGTCTCTAATGTTATTTCAAATACCATTCATGAATATGAGCAAGCCGGAGGCATGTATATCTCCGAAGCTAAATTTGGAGATTTTTATGATGAGATATCAGGAAAACCTGCCTTGCTTCAGGTATATCCAAATGAATACGGATCCATAAATATAAATGTAAACAGCAGGATATTGGCTGGAATGTCAATTAAAGAAATAGACGAAAAGATAGCGTCCACTGCTATTAACCTTCCAAGTAATTTAAAAGAAGCTGTAATTCATGAGTGCGGGCATGCAAAATCCTATTACGGAAAATCAATTTCAGAAATCAAAGAAATGAACAAAAATCTTTTAACTAAAGGAGTCAAAGGCATTAGCAAAATCGCCGAGACCGATGGAGCTGAATGTATTGCTGAGGTAGAAGTCCTCTTATCCAGAGGATCTAAAGTTCCCCCGGAAGCCATGAAGCTATATATTGAAAATGTTAAGGAGGCAAATTTGTGA
- a CDS encoding Phage portal protein, translated as MIILIPDFIYSELVGPYGPDVLQKLGKIEDYYSIYNNGARFEVDTGGDYVPAKLPSKQIKKLIRREAQFLFGKSPEIKVICPEETETKDGRPNESNMQMYLNKAFKSNLWRDKLIKGARDCLIGGRVALKVNVTEDKLSIMFVPADGFVYETALDDVDTLKRIVFFYTMQDDTDRSRQRIWIQKYRMENDRCLLDERITDGYGQTIEWDGTKQDYDTGLDRIPAYVILNDGLSGDTEGVSEIRDLMCDDAWYGRLKSGNIDSLRKGMNQITYMSGVDPSCMKSFRCAPGALWDLKGDLAQASDGGAPNVQVGTISNTFSYASAFADTESTIKQDMHDLVGVPDLNQESTRNVITSGKGLKTLYWPLICRCEEKMNAWGPALEWLAEMLLYAADVQPNLKNVYGAFEADKHVIMIDNQYPLPEDEDEEKQLDLSEVSNKTRSIKSYLTKWGGPNSKGMTPEEADAEIQQIAKEQQMMQDSFSAEPSPAGDE; from the coding sequence GTGATTATTCTGATACCAGATTTTATTTATTCCGAACTTGTCGGGCCCTATGGACCCGACGTGCTCCAAAAGCTTGGAAAGATTGAGGATTATTACTCGATCTACAATAACGGCGCACGTTTCGAGGTAGACACGGGCGGCGACTATGTTCCGGCCAAACTGCCGTCGAAGCAAATTAAGAAGCTGATCCGGCGCGAAGCACAGTTTCTTTTCGGCAAATCTCCGGAAATCAAAGTAATCTGTCCAGAAGAAACTGAAACAAAAGACGGACGTCCAAATGAATCTAACATGCAGATGTATCTTAATAAGGCCTTTAAGTCTAATCTATGGCGGGATAAACTGATCAAAGGCGCTCGTGACTGTCTGATCGGCGGCAGAGTCGCTCTTAAAGTCAATGTAACCGAAGATAAGCTGAGCATCATGTTTGTACCTGCAGATGGCTTTGTGTATGAGACAGCGCTTGACGATGTGGATACATTGAAACGTATTGTGTTTTTCTATACGATGCAGGACGATACCGACCGGTCTCGGCAACGCATCTGGATTCAAAAGTATCGTATGGAGAACGACCGTTGCTTACTCGATGAACGTATCACAGACGGCTACGGTCAAACGATAGAATGGGACGGCACAAAGCAGGATTACGACACGGGGCTTGACAGGATACCAGCCTATGTGATCCTTAATGACGGCTTGTCCGGTGATACGGAAGGCGTCAGTGAAATCCGGGATCTAATGTGTGATGATGCCTGGTACGGTCGATTAAAGTCCGGCAACATTGATTCTCTGCGCAAAGGAATGAATCAGATTACATACATGTCGGGCGTTGATCCTAGCTGCATGAAGTCTTTCCGCTGTGCACCCGGTGCTTTATGGGATCTTAAAGGTGACCTGGCACAGGCAAGCGACGGCGGTGCACCCAATGTGCAGGTTGGAACGATCTCCAACACGTTTTCTTACGCCTCCGCTTTTGCGGATACTGAGTCTACTATCAAGCAGGACATGCACGATCTTGTCGGTGTACCTGATCTTAACCAGGAGAGCACCCGCAATGTGATCACCAGTGGCAAAGGACTTAAGACCTTGTACTGGCCCCTGATTTGCCGGTGTGAGGAAAAGATGAATGCCTGGGGTCCAGCGCTCGAATGGCTGGCAGAAATGCTGCTTTATGCTGCCGATGTACAGCCGAACCTTAAAAATGTCTATGGAGCCTTTGAAGCAGACAAACATGTGATCATGATTGATAATCAGTACCCCCTGCCGGAAGATGAAGACGAGGAAAAGCAACTCGATCTTTCTGAAGTTTCCAACAAGACCAGATCTATTAAGAGCTATCTCACGAAATGGGGCGGTCCTAACAGTAAGGGCATGACTCCCGAGGAAGCAGATGCTGAAATCCAACAGATCGCCAAAGAACAGCAGATGATGCAGGACAGCTTTTCAGCTGAGCCCTCTCCGGCTGGTGACGAGTAA
- a CDS encoding PBSX family phage terminase large subunit: MSLNNLYHEKQQEVLRRAMTQDYFMLINHGAKRSGKTVLDNDLFLYELRRVRANAAAAGISNPQYILAAADIGSIHRNILNELSGKYDLQFQFDKFNRFQLFGVQVCCFGHSKINDMGRIRGMTAWGAYINEACVANEEVFDEIKSRCSGDGARILMDTNPADPAHWLKTDYIDKADGKTIVQYPWRLDDNTFLSERYRQNIKNTTPSGMFYDRDINGAWVSADGAVYPDFDEKVHYISADKVPIDEISRWFVGVDFGWEHWGAFVLIGRTEDGRYYLFREWAAQHRHIDNWIKIGQSIKEQYGNINFYCDSARPDLIQQMRINGLRAINARKDVLAGIAEVASLYKQKRLFIVRENVSRFPHEIYSYVWKKGTDEPVKIDDDVQDAIRYGIYSDKKYGR; the protein is encoded by the coding sequence ATGAGCCTAAATAATTTATATCACGAAAAGCAACAAGAAGTCCTGCGCCGAGCTATGACGCAGGATTATTTTATGCTGATCAATCATGGCGCCAAACGTTCCGGCAAAACCGTACTCGACAATGATTTGTTCTTATATGAACTGCGCCGGGTACGCGCTAACGCCGCTGCTGCCGGGATTTCAAACCCGCAGTACATTTTAGCTGCCGCTGACATTGGAAGCATACACCGCAATATTCTCAACGAACTGTCCGGTAAATACGACCTCCAATTTCAGTTTGATAAGTTTAACCGCTTTCAACTGTTCGGCGTTCAGGTGTGCTGCTTCGGCCATTCAAAAATCAATGATATGGGACGTATCCGCGGCATGACTGCCTGGGGCGCGTACATCAATGAAGCATGCGTTGCAAATGAAGAAGTATTCGATGAGATCAAGTCCCGGTGTTCGGGTGACGGCGCCCGGATCCTTATGGATACTAACCCGGCCGATCCTGCACACTGGCTCAAAACCGACTATATCGACAAGGCTGACGGTAAGACGATCGTGCAGTATCCATGGAGGCTTGACGACAATACCTTTTTGTCGGAGAGATACCGGCAGAATATAAAAAACACTACCCCGTCCGGCATGTTCTACGACCGCGATATTAACGGCGCGTGGGTATCGGCTGACGGTGCTGTCTATCCGGACTTTGACGAAAAGGTTCATTACATATCCGCTGACAAGGTTCCAATCGACGAGATCAGCCGCTGGTTCGTTGGAGTTGACTTCGGTTGGGAGCACTGGGGTGCGTTTGTACTGATCGGCCGCACAGAAGACGGCCGGTACTACCTGTTTCGTGAATGGGCTGCACAGCATCGGCATATCGACAACTGGATCAAGATCGGGCAATCGATCAAAGAGCAATATGGAAACATTAATTTTTACTGTGATTCGGCACGTCCGGATTTAATTCAGCAAATGCGCATTAACGGACTGCGGGCAATCAATGCCCGGAAGGACGTACTTGCCGGTATTGCCGAAGTTGCAAGTCTCTATAAGCAAAAGCGACTGTTTATTGTGCGGGAAAATGTCAGCAGGTTCCCTCATGAGATTTATTCTTATGTCTGGAAAAAGGGCACTGACGAACCGGTAAAAATTGATGATGACGTGCAGGACGCGATCCGGTACGGAATTTACAGTGATAAAAAATATGGGAGGTGA
- a CDS encoding conserved protein of unknown function (Evidence 4 : Unknown function but conserved in other organisms), giving the protein MAKGKYQKWLTSDGLTLLQGWARDGLTDEQISHNMGISRKTLAQWKTKYGDIGDTLKKGKEVVDIEVENALLKKAKGYNAEVHKTFKVKEVYYDEEGRRCEKEHLETGIDEVHIAADTPAQIFWLKNRRPDKWRDHPDNNSVSAEDRISGYLNALEGTVKNEPK; this is encoded by the coding sequence ATGGCAAAAGGAAAGTATCAAAAGTGGTTAACTTCGGATGGACTGACACTGCTACAAGGTTGGGCGCGGGATGGCTTAACGGATGAGCAGATTTCTCATAACATGGGAATTAGTCGGAAAACACTCGCCCAATGGAAAACAAAGTATGGTGACATAGGTGACACCCTAAAAAAGGGTAAAGAAGTTGTTGACATTGAGGTTGAGAACGCTCTTCTAAAAAAAGCAAAGGGATACAACGCTGAGGTACATAAGACCTTTAAAGTCAAAGAAGTCTATTATGATGAGGAAGGCAGACGCTGCGAAAAAGAACATCTCGAAACCGGAATTGATGAAGTTCATATTGCGGCCGATACACCAGCACAAATTTTCTGGTTGAAAAATCGTCGACCCGACAAGTGGCGGGATCATCCAGATAATAACAGCGTATCTGCCGAAGATCGTATCTCTGGTTATCTAAACGCCTTGGAGGGTACTGTAAAGAATGAGCCTAAATAA
- a CDS encoding protein of unknown function (Evidence 5 : Unknown function), which translates to MLDRTMGKTLKIAYLLVEVDPVVRIQRTTGEGTRWTPGLYSIILRTMITWQHGSAPP; encoded by the coding sequence TTGTTGGATAGAACGATGGGGAAGACACTCAAGATTGCGTATCTGCTTGTCGAGGTCGATCCGGTGGTGCGGATCCAGCGGACAACAGGGGAGGGCACACGCTGGACACCCGGTCTTTATAGTATTATTCTGCGGACAATGATCACATGGCAGCATGGTAGTGCGCCTCCTTAA
- a CDS encoding Methyltransferase translates to MENYINHIFNEDCIAGMHRLPDHSVDMILTDLPYGITGCRWDSLLPFDQLWEQYLRVIKDHGAICLTGCQPFTTQLISSQPKLFRYCWYWYKNQPTGFANAKRMPLRCIEEVCVFYKHLPTYNPQGLIILDKPIKRNGKKVPAHGDSVYRMDNSLSHDTETCFVHYPRQLLEIKCERGLHPTQKPVALFDYLIQTYTNPGDLVLDSCCGSGTTAVACKQSQRNYVCWEFDRQYYQTAINRLQDK, encoded by the coding sequence ATGGAAAACTATATCAATCATATTTTTAATGAAGACTGTATTGCCGGAATGCACCGGCTGCCCGATCACAGTGTAGACATGATCCTCACAGATCTCCCGTATGGAATCACCGGGTGCCGCTGGGACAGCCTTTTGCCGTTTGATCAGTTATGGGAACAATACCTCAGAGTCATCAAAGATCACGGCGCAATCTGTTTAACCGGATGCCAGCCTTTCACAACACAGCTTATCAGCAGTCAACCAAAACTTTTCCGATATTGCTGGTACTGGTACAAAAATCAACCGACCGGATTTGCCAACGCAAAAAGAATGCCCCTGCGGTGTATTGAAGAAGTGTGTGTATTTTACAAGCACCTCCCCACTTACAATCCACAGGGACTAATCATTTTGGACAAACCAATTAAAAGAAATGGCAAAAAGGTTCCTGCCCATGGAGACTCTGTTTACCGTATGGACAACAGCCTATCCCATGACACAGAAACCTGCTTCGTACATTATCCGCGTCAGCTATTGGAAATCAAGTGTGAGCGCGGCCTACATCCAACCCAAAAGCCAGTAGCGCTATTTGACTATCTGATTCAAACTTACACGAACCCGGGAGATTTAGTGCTGGACAGCTGCTGCGGCAGCGGAACGACTGCGGTCGCATGCAAACAATCCCAGCGAAATTATGTGTGCTGGGAATTTGATCGGCAGTATTATCAGACTGCTATAAATCGATTACAAGACAAATAG
- a CDS encoding conserved protein of unknown function (Evidence 4 : Unknown function but conserved in other organisms) → MEPMTPDQIKKLLQKYYDIPQMIDEELATIRHCQEERGKFSLSSPILSGLPTGKGSTSDQTANAAMRDNTVYFDRQIESCRKRIARLQEQQDWCRVALGTLGLTERRILELAYLGPKDPDARKMWTRRPPWKEIADKVGYSESQTYDIARKIIQELSDLSPQEVFSWSSR, encoded by the coding sequence ATGGAACCAATGACGCCAGATCAGATCAAGAAACTTTTGCAGAAATATTACGACATTCCTCAAATGATTGATGAAGAATTGGCTACGATCCGGCACTGTCAGGAAGAGCGCGGAAAGTTTTCTCTTTCCTCCCCTATCCTCTCTGGGCTGCCGACCGGAAAAGGCAGCACAAGTGATCAGACTGCAAACGCAGCCATGCGGGACAACACCGTCTATTTTGACCGGCAGATTGAATCCTGTCGAAAGCGCATTGCCCGCCTGCAGGAACAGCAGGACTGGTGCCGAGTAGCATTAGGAACGTTGGGACTGACAGAAAGACGCATCTTAGAGCTCGCTTATTTAGGCCCTAAAGATCCAGATGCACGAAAGATGTGGACACGCCGGCCGCCATGGAAGGAAATCGCCGATAAAGTCGGATACAGTGAAAGTCAGACTTACGATATTGCTAGAAAAATCATTCAAGAATTATCGGATCTATCTCCTCAGGAGGTATTCAGCTGGAGCAGTCGCTAA
- a CDS encoding conserved protein of unknown function (Evidence 4 : Unknown function but conserved in other organisms) has product MYHDTSAETGLLLEHSPYGFRVNINHPAVLPLYKRYKHWKRIADWCPLSDSERLDFEKYILPKLEVMKNES; this is encoded by the coding sequence ATGTATCATGACACGTCGGCAGAAACCGGGCTGCTGCTGGAACACAGTCCATATGGGTTTCGGGTCAATATCAACCACCCGGCCGTTCTGCCGCTGTATAAGCGCTACAAACACTGGAAGCGAATTGCAGACTGGTGTCCCCTCTCTGACAGCGAACGGCTGGATTTTGAAAAATACATACTGCCAAAATTGGAGGTTATGAAAAATGAGTCTTGA
- a CDS encoding protein of unknown function (Evidence 5 : Unknown function), giving the protein MLNSIWIELHQEMPRHPKTLALAQALKVSRHEAVGILADLWTWGLSCAGDDGSLKSVTDMGIAMAVDWPTRKAKALADSLVSVGWLDRDEEGGYFLHDWDDYTGRLNDLRQIKRQQSRDRQKRYREKLSQNKKCDNDEKETDDSHKHNAEDCNSNANVTRYKRVNNAPNHNQTITEPNRNLTKPISYGSNICQSSLVSPTGAKEALRSDVTDETDISDPDVVLSGIRSRVEYDTLITRYDREEVDEVINVMVDAICNQTATTRLGGGEVPQKLVRQRMLSLEFQHLVYVLDNRGKSQKPVKNIKRYLLAMLYNSVSSCANSEAALYEHEEKNCHVS; this is encoded by the coding sequence ATGCTGAATAGTATATGGATCGAACTGCACCAGGAGATGCCCCGCCATCCGAAGACTCTTGCTCTTGCGCAGGCTCTTAAGGTCAGCCGGCATGAAGCAGTCGGAATTTTAGCCGACCTATGGACATGGGGTCTCAGCTGCGCCGGAGACGACGGCAGCCTAAAGAGTGTCACCGATATGGGAATTGCCATGGCTGTTGACTGGCCTACCAGGAAGGCCAAAGCGTTAGCGGATTCCCTGGTTTCTGTCGGGTGGCTGGATCGTGACGAGGAAGGCGGATATTTCCTGCATGACTGGGACGATTATACCGGGCGTCTCAATGACTTACGGCAAATAAAAAGGCAGCAGTCTCGTGACCGTCAGAAGCGTTACAGAGAAAAATTATCCCAAAATAAAAAGTGTGACAATGATGAAAAAGAGACGGACGATTCTCATAAACATAACGCAGAGGATTGTAACAGTAACGCAAACGTAACGCGTTACAAACGCGTTAATAACGCACCTAACCATAACCAAACCATAACCGAACCTAACCGTAACCTAACCAAACCAATATCCTACGGTAGTAATATCTGTCAGTCTAGTCTTGTCTCTCCAACAGGGGCAAAGGAAGCGTTACGTTCTGACGTGACGGACGAGACGGATATTTCCGATCCGGATGTTGTTTTGTCAGGAATACGGAGCCGCGTGGAATATGACACCCTGATTACCCGATATGACCGCGAAGAGGTCGATGAAGTGATCAATGTCATGGTAGACGCCATCTGCAATCAAACTGCTACCACGCGGTTAGGCGGCGGAGAAGTTCCTCAGAAGCTGGTGCGTCAACGCATGCTGTCCCTTGAGTTTCAGCACCTAGTCTATGTTCTCGACAATCGCGGAAAGAGTCAAAAGCCGGTCAAGAACATCAAGCGGTATCTGCTTGCAATGCTGTATAATTCCGTTTCTTCCTGCGCCAACAGTGAAGCTGCACTCTATGAGCACGAGGAAAAGAACTGCCATGTATCATGA
- a CDS encoding Metallo-beta-lactamase superfamily domain protein in prophage codes for MITVHCLSSGSSGNSYAVDDGESVLLLEAGIPARRIATGYLKLLPRVSGCLITHEHGDHAKGAAKLSGRGIDLYMTAGTQTALGEFKYPYRIHTVKAQEQFSLGSWIVLPFDTEHDAAEPVGFLLASSFTHEKLLFATDTYYIKYRFSGVNVFMVECNYSLSILQQNLQAGRIPENQRSRLLHSHFSLEHVIDFFKLTDLSAAQKIYLLHASDRNSDQKLFKDTVQRVTGVPTKVL; via the coding sequence ATGATTACAGTGCATTGCTTATCATCCGGTTCTTCCGGAAACAGCTATGCAGTCGATGACGGGGAGTCCGTACTTCTTTTAGAGGCGGGCATCCCCGCCCGGCGTATAGCCACAGGATATCTGAAACTCCTGCCGCGTGTATCCGGGTGCCTGATTACTCATGAGCACGGCGACCATGCCAAAGGCGCGGCAAAATTATCGGGCCGAGGAATTGACCTCTATATGACTGCCGGAACGCAGACAGCGCTTGGAGAATTCAAATACCCCTACCGCATTCACACGGTAAAGGCGCAGGAACAGTTTTCGCTTGGATCATGGATTGTTTTACCCTTCGATACAGAACACGATGCAGCCGAACCTGTGGGCTTTTTATTAGCATCAAGTTTCACTCACGAAAAACTGCTGTTCGCAACAGATACCTATTACATCAAATACCGCTTTAGCGGTGTCAATGTGTTTATGGTCGAGTGCAATTACAGTCTTTCCATTCTGCAGCAAAACCTTCAAGCCGGACGTATTCCGGAGAATCAAAGGAGTCGGCTGCTGCACAGTCATTTCAGCTTGGAACATGTAATCGACTTTTTCAAACTGACGGACTTATCCGCTGCACAGAAAATTTATTTACTTCACGCAAGCGACCGCAACAGTGATCAGAAATTATTCAAAGACACTGTACAGCGAGTAACCGGAGTTCCGACAAAAGTTTTGTAG
- a CDS encoding conserved protein of unknown function (Evidence 4 : Unknown function but conserved in other organisms), producing MSETTNKPAIQVQSNPDIKLDGNVFSGWHEFQAAGKMAAALSQSTIVPRDYQNNPGNCLIALDMASRMGTSPMMVMQNLYIVNGRPAWSSQYIIATINASHKYKTELQFDFKGEGDNHSCTAWVEDHNGHRVEGPEITIRMAKDEGWYGKNGSKWKTMPEVMLRYRAASFFGRMNCPDMMMGIYSSEEVIEMSPDQYSDVDEEIKQRANQQPLDFEVNKETGEVKEPQPTPSEAPAEAVKEPKKEPAKESASTKNGQQVFDPGF from the coding sequence ATGAGTGAAACAACAAATAAGCCTGCAATCCAGGTACAAAGCAATCCCGATATCAAATTAGACGGCAACGTCTTTTCCGGATGGCACGAATTTCAGGCAGCCGGAAAAATGGCGGCGGCTCTTTCCCAGAGTACCATTGTCCCGCGCGACTATCAGAATAACCCCGGCAACTGTCTGATTGCCCTTGATATGGCAAGCCGCATGGGAACCAGTCCAATGATGGTCATGCAGAACTTATACATTGTAAACGGCCGTCCGGCATGGAGCAGTCAGTACATCATTGCTACGATCAACGCCAGCCATAAATACAAGACTGAGCTTCAGTTCGATTTTAAGGGCGAAGGGGATAATCATTCCTGCACGGCATGGGTTGAGGATCACAACGGTCATCGTGTTGAAGGGCCTGAAATTACAATCCGTATGGCAAAGGACGAAGGCTGGTACGGAAAGAACGGCAGCAAGTGGAAAACCATGCCGGAAGTAATGCTTCGTTACCGCGCCGCTTCCTTCTTTGGCCGTATGAACTGCCCTGATATGATGATGGGAATCTATTCTTCCGAAGAAGTCATTGAAATGTCCCCCGATCAGTATTCAGATGTGGACGAAGAAATCAAGCAAAGAGCCAACCAGCAGCCGCTTGATTTTGAAGTAAATAAGGAAACCGGAGAAGTTAAAGAACCGCAGCCGACTCCTTCGGAAGCACCTGCTGAAGCAGTAAAGGAGCCCAAAAAAGAGCCGGCAAAAGAATCTGCTTCTACTAAAAACGGCCAGCAAGTATTTGATCCGGGGTTTTAA